A genomic region of Candidatus Acidulodesulfobacterium acidiphilum contains the following coding sequences:
- the pheA gene encoding prephenate dehydratase produces MEELKKLRKEIDDIDRNLVELLNKRGKIALKVGHIKSSNNKAYYNPSREGEVYRNVISYNEGPLKDEHLQSIFREIISACISVEAGIRISYFGPEGTFTHLAAIKRFGTSRMLMPVKTIPEVFNSVSKGLSEYGVVPVENTIEGMVNATFDMFVNSDVTIIGEEVIPISHFLFSKENDIKNIKKIYSHPQAFGQCRNFLEENFKNAELIDAFSTADACIMAFNEKGAAAIASEAAGRIYGLNVLLPHIEDFSNNFTRFLIISNGEKTHKTGNDKTSILFSIKNSVGALFKILKPFYENEINITKIESRPSKKYNWDYLFFIDVTCHESDEKLKKALKSIEEYTIFVKILGSYESAAKNI; encoded by the coding sequence ATGGAAGAACTGAAAAAATTAAGAAAAGAGATAGACGATATCGACAGAAATTTAGTCGAACTTCTTAACAAAAGAGGAAAAATTGCCCTGAAAGTCGGGCATATTAAATCGTCGAACAACAAGGCATACTACAATCCGTCAAGAGAAGGAGAGGTTTACAGGAACGTAATAAGCTATAACGAAGGGCCGTTAAAAGACGAACACCTTCAGAGTATTTTCAGGGAAATAATCTCAGCGTGCATTTCGGTTGAAGCGGGTATAAGAATAAGCTATTTCGGTCCCGAAGGAACGTTTACGCACCTTGCGGCGATAAAAAGGTTCGGCACTTCAAGGATGTTAATGCCCGTAAAAACCATCCCGGAGGTTTTTAATTCCGTTTCCAAAGGTCTTTCCGAATACGGCGTCGTTCCGGTGGAAAACACTATCGAGGGAATGGTGAACGCTACGTTCGATATGTTCGTAAACTCCGACGTGACGATAATAGGCGAAGAAGTTATTCCCATAAGCCATTTTCTTTTTTCGAAAGAAAACGATATTAAAAATATTAAAAAAATATATTCCCATCCTCAGGCTTTCGGGCAGTGCAGGAATTTTCTGGAAGAAAATTTTAAAAACGCAGAGCTTATAGATGCTTTTTCGACGGCAGACGCCTGTATTATGGCGTTTAACGAAAAAGGCGCTGCGGCTATAGCTTCGGAAGCGGCGGGCAGAATTTACGGTTTAAACGTTCTTTTGCCGCATATAGAAGATTTCAGCAATAATTTTACAAGATTTTTAATCATTTCAAACGGCGAGAAAACCCATAAAACCGGCAACGATAAAACTTCTATTTTATTTTCTATAAAAAATTCGGTCGGAGCTCTTTTTAAAATATTGAAGCCTTTCTATGAAAACGAAATCAACATTACGAAAATAGAATCCAGACCGTCTAAAAAGTATAACTGGGATTATCTGTTTTTTATAGACGTAACATGCCACGAATCCGACGAAAAATTGAAAAAAGCTTTAAAATCCATCGAGGAATATACTATATTCGTTAAAATTCTCGGTTCGTACGAATCTGCCGCAAAAAATATATAA